A single region of the Thermoplasmata archaeon genome encodes:
- a CDS encoding Rab family GTPase: MGAVRESALVKKVCVLGDPAVGKTSLVSRFVTRQFGEEYVSTIGASVCEKSVRVGDGPATPVVRLVLWDIAGQCQFTSVTPGFYRGAEGALLVCDLTRRETLRNLFQWDHRLRRTASPRAVLVLFNKSDLSAEWEVSREEAEAVAGRLSCPHLFTSARTGENVEEAFTELARNLARHRGP; encoded by the coding sequence ATGGGAGCGGTAAGGGAGAGTGCCCTCGTTAAGAAGGTCTGCGTCCTAGGGGACCCCGCGGTTGGGAAGACCAGCCTCGTCTCCAGATTCGTCACAAGGCAGTTCGGCGAGGAGTACGTATCGACGATTGGGGCCTCAGTCTGCGAGAAGAGTGTGAGGGTTGGGGATGGTCCTGCGACGCCGGTGGTGAGGCTGGTTCTTTGGGACATCGCGGGACAGTGCCAGTTCACCAGTGTCACACCCGGCTTTTACAGGGGCGCCGAGGGCGCGCTGCTGGTCTGCGACCTGACCCGGAGGGAGACCCTACGCAACCTGTTCCAGTGGGACCACAGGTTGCGCCGGACCGCCTCGCCCCGAGCGGTACTCGTTCTTTTCAATAAGAGCGATCTGAGTGCGGAGTGGGAGGTCTCGAGGGAGGAGGCGGAGGCGGTCGCCGGAAGGCTGAGCTGCCCCCATCTCTTCACCAGCGCCAGAACGGGAGAGAACGTCGAGGAGGCATTCACGGAGCTCGCGAGGAACCTCGCGCGACACCGAGGCCCTTGA
- a CDS encoding secondary thiamine-phosphate synthase enzyme YjbQ encodes MSGKRKMDEGGEAISRNGPEDQRAFRVHSGEIRIQTEGEGDIVNITEELHRLVRDSGIHEGIATVFVPGATGALTTMEFEPGALEDLREALQRIAPKGIEYRHHLKWGDGNGHSHVRAALIGPSVSLPVREGSLPLGTWQSVVFIELDTRPRKRSMLVQIVGNG; translated from the coding sequence ATGTCCGGAAAGCGCAAAATGGACGAGGGGGGCGAGGCGATTTCCCGGAATGGTCCCGAGGACCAGAGGGCTTTTCGGGTCCACTCGGGCGAGATACGAATTCAGACAGAGGGCGAGGGTGACATCGTCAACATCACGGAAGAGCTCCACAGGTTGGTGAGGGACTCGGGAATTCACGAAGGAATCGCCACGGTATTCGTTCCGGGTGCCACAGGCGCGTTAACGACGATGGAGTTCGAGCCCGGCGCGTTAGAAGACCTTCGGGAGGCCCTCCAGAGAATCGCCCCGAAGGGCATCGAGTATAGGCACCACTTGAAGTGGGGGGATGGTAACGGGCACTCCCACGTGCGGGCCGCCCTGATAGGCCCAAGCGTCTCGCTCCCCGTGCGCGAGGGGTCTCTTCCCCTCGGGACGTGGCAGAGCGTGGTCTTCATAGAGCTGGACACTAGGCCCCGCAAGAGGAGCATGCTGGTCCAGATCGTGGGCAATGGGTAG
- a CDS encoding S8 family serine peptidase: MVAMLAGRRSGALILCLILLAAASYPPLSGCVKKRPAETPPPGPSLWALEAVQIDELQAMGYSGRGVVIALVDTGVDLSHPDLRNLSILGWLDLVNGEPVPYDDGGHGTMMAGIIAGVWGGAPNASLYIVKAIRSDGTSTDARVAEAVRRALDPDGDGDRRDAADIISLSLGGGRIPLLGTETERAVKEALSWGTLVVAAADNDGESDDGEVASPASVALVIAVGAVDRHGKIAPFSSAGANRGSLFPPILPRQDPNKKPEVVAPGVDIWCAVPGGGHQFASGTSHATAFVSAALALVLEARPEYQQERNGGETTIIKFKEALMETALAAEGQSVPHDDHYGYGLLQARALCEVLLA; the protein is encoded by the coding sequence ATGGTCGCTATGCTCGCCGGCAGAAGGTCAGGAGCGCTCATCCTTTGCCTCATCCTACTCGCGGCCGCGAGCTATCCACCGCTCTCGGGTTGCGTGAAGAAAAGGCCGGCCGAGACACCACCTCCCGGCCCCTCGCTCTGGGCGCTCGAGGCCGTTCAGATTGACGAGCTTCAGGCAATGGGCTACAGCGGCAGGGGCGTCGTCATAGCGCTCGTGGACACAGGCGTGGACCTATCCCACCCGGACCTCCGGAACCTTTCCATATTGGGCTGGCTTGACCTCGTCAACGGCGAGCCCGTGCCCTATGACGACGGCGGCCATGGGACGATGATGGCGGGCATCATCGCCGGTGTCTGGGGGGGCGCGCCGAACGCGAGCCTTTACATTGTGAAAGCCATCCGCTCCGACGGCACGAGCACAGACGCAAGGGTGGCTGAAGCCGTGCGCCGCGCCCTAGACCCGGACGGCGATGGCGACAGGAGGGACGCTGCAGACATAATATCGCTGTCACTGGGCGGGGGAAGAATTCCGCTACTCGGGACCGAAACGGAAAGGGCTGTGAAGGAAGCACTGTCTTGGGGGACGCTGGTCGTCGCCGCGGCCGACAACGATGGGGAGTCAGACGATGGCGAAGTTGCGAGTCCAGCCAGTGTGGCTCTTGTGATCGCAGTCGGGGCCGTGGACAGGCACGGAAAAATCGCGCCCTTCAGCTCTGCGGGAGCGAACAGGGGCTCCCTTTTCCCTCCCATCCTCCCCCGGCAGGATCCGAATAAGAAGCCCGAGGTTGTGGCGCCCGGTGTCGACATCTGGTGCGCGGTCCCGGGCGGGGGCCATCAATTCGCCAGCGGGACTTCGCACGCCACGGCATTCGTGTCTGCCGCCCTCGCGCTGGTTCTGGAGGCCAGACCAGAATACCAGCAGGAGAGGAATGGGGGAGAGACCACAATAATTAAATTCAAGGAGGCACTCATGGAAACCGCGCTGGCGGCGGAGGGCCAGTCCGTTCCCCACGACGACCACTACGGGTACGGGCTCCTGCAGGCGCGTGCGCTCTGCGAGGTCCTCCTGGCCTGA